One Pieris napi chromosome 13, ilPieNapi1.2, whole genome shotgun sequence genomic window carries:
- the LOC125055506 gene encoding myb/SANT-like DNA-binding domain-containing protein 3 — protein sequence MDKKKQKPYSEYERQLLVQLVQSKIGILENRKTDAVSQKKKHEAWEELAIEFNNSNVSHTADSKQLKKMWQNMKAKARDAKTLEAQRKRTGGGPAPPEMGPMDTQVIAVMPQIMPSIDVPIDCDTLTTVEAGTGYDNDGESWRPKRARVSSIEATLESVIQPGTSQDWTDEAGLTETSVEVTTKSEPSQLSATPSAIRKNKTSFEDIKKKLLWQELDNNKKKFEIEVEHMKLKNQLEIEFLRHKYKLELEILQFKKESENK from the exons atggataaaaaaaaacagaagccTTACTCGGAATATGAGAGGCAACTGCTTGTACAGTTGGTTCAGTCAAAGATTGGCATTCTAGAGAACAGGAAGACGGACGCCGTTTcccaaaaaaagaaacacgaGGCTTGGGAAGAATTAGCAATAGAATTTAATAACTCTAACGTGTCACATACT GCTGAttctaaacaattaaaaaagatgTGGCAAAATATGAAGGCAAAAGCTAGGGATGCCAAAACCCTTGAAGCCCAAAGGAAGAGGACAGGAGGAGGACCAGCACCGCCTGAAATGGGGCCAATGGACACTCAAGTGATTGCAGTCATGCCACAAATAATGCCATCAATAGATGTGCCAATAGACTGTGACACATTAACTACAGTAGAAG CTGGTACTGGTTATGACAACGACGGTGAAAGCTGGAGACCAAAGAGGGCAAGAGTGTCCAGTATAGAGGCCACACTTGAATCTGTAATTCAGCCGGGAACAAGCCAGGACTGGACTGATGAAGCTGGGTTAACGGAAACCAGTGTTGAGGTCACCACTAAAAGTGAACCCTCTCAGCTATCAGCTACACCATCAGCgatcagaaaaaataaaacttcatttgaggatattaaaaaaaaattgctgtgGCAAGAGTTagacaacaacaaaaaaaaatttgagataGAAGTGGAACACATGAAACTAAAAAATCAGTTAGAAATCGAATTTCTtcgacataaatataaattagaactagaaattttacagtttaaaaaagaatctgaaaataaatga